Proteins encoded in a region of the Bacillus sp. T3 genome:
- a CDS encoding PRK06851 family protein, protein MAGKILNYYAGGNTARGFYSLYESNLQNLNKLFILKGGPGTGKSTLMKDVGNAFTEKGYHIEYLHCSSDNSSIDGVIIPAIKAGIVDGTAPHVIEPKAPGAIEEYVNLGVAWDTAKLAPLKDRILELTNKSSTAFHTAYSLFGEALRVHDEWEKIYIENMDFEKVNQFTIELTSKLFGEGGASGSSVEKAPVWHRFLGAATPIGAVDYVQNLTEGLPKRYFIKGRPGSGKSTLLKKLVAHAEQNGLEVEVYHCGFDPNSLDMVIVRKLGFAIFDSTAPHEYFPSRDGDEIIDMYDRFITPGTDEKFHVEITEISARYKAKMEEAISYLAQAKAFHDELEAVYRPAMDFEEISRITAEIKAQLLNMID, encoded by the coding sequence TTGGCGGGTAAGATATTAAATTATTACGCAGGCGGCAATACAGCAAGAGGCTTTTATAGCTTGTACGAGTCAAATCTTCAGAATTTAAATAAGCTGTTCATATTAAAAGGCGGACCCGGAACGGGTAAATCAACATTGATGAAAGATGTCGGCAATGCCTTCACTGAAAAAGGCTATCATATCGAATATTTACATTGTTCTTCGGATAACAGCTCCATCGATGGGGTCATCATCCCAGCCATAAAAGCAGGAATCGTCGACGGCACGGCCCCCCATGTCATAGAACCAAAAGCACCTGGTGCAATTGAAGAGTATGTAAACCTAGGAGTTGCATGGGACACTGCAAAGCTTGCACCTCTTAAAGACCGCATTTTGGAGCTGACAAACAAAAGTAGTACTGCATTTCATACAGCATATAGTCTCTTTGGTGAAGCACTGAGGGTTCATGATGAGTGGGAAAAAATCTATATTGAAAACATGGATTTTGAAAAAGTAAATCAATTTACGATTGAGCTAACGAGCAAGCTTTTTGGAGAGGGAGGAGCGAGTGGTAGTAGTGTTGAGAAGGCGCCAGTCTGGCATCGCTTTTTAGGGGCTGCCACTCCAATCGGTGCGGTCGATTATGTCCAAAACTTAACCGAAGGGCTACCAAAGCGTTATTTTATTAAAGGTCGCCCAGGCTCAGGAAAATCGACCTTGCTGAAAAAGCTAGTTGCTCATGCTGAGCAAAATGGTCTAGAAGTCGAAGTATACCATTGCGGCTTTGATCCAAACAGTTTGGATATGGTGATTGTGCGTAAATTAGGTTTTGCAATTTTCGATAGTACGGCACCACATGAATATTTCCCAAGTCGTGATGGGGATGAAATTATCGATATGTATGATAGGTTTATAACCCCAGGGACTGATGAAAAATTCCACGTGGAAATTACGGAAATCTCCGCGCGCTACAAAGCGAAAATGGAAGAGGCTATTTCCTATTTAGCTCAAGCTAAAGCGTTTCATGATGAGCTAGAGGCCGTGTATCGCCCAGCGATGGACTTCGAAGAGATTTCCAGAATCACAGCCGAAATCAAGGCACAGCTGCTTAATATGATAGACTAA
- a CDS encoding DNA alkylation repair protein encodes MDIEFVVDVFEKHRNQELAKPMEQYMKNHFPYLGIKSPERRALTKEVFQKLNVAKEPFDEMFVLDLWKLPEREYQYIALDYLVKKDKQLTKEQLVLLERLILTKSWWDTVDVLAPKPVGSIALREKSVIQDFIGGWAHHENMWLRRAAILFQLKYKSATDEALLYRFILINATSKEFFIQKAIGWALREYSKTNRESVKQFILENPLMPLSMREGSKYLT; translated from the coding sequence ATGGATATAGAATTTGTCGTAGATGTGTTTGAGAAACACCGTAATCAAGAATTGGCGAAACCGATGGAACAATATATGAAAAATCATTTTCCGTACCTTGGGATAAAATCTCCTGAACGCAGGGCTCTGACAAAAGAGGTTTTTCAGAAGCTCAACGTTGCAAAGGAACCATTTGATGAAATGTTCGTGTTAGACCTATGGAAATTACCGGAACGAGAATATCAATATATTGCTCTAGATTATCTTGTAAAAAAAGACAAGCAGCTGACGAAAGAACAACTGGTATTGTTAGAGAGGTTGATTTTGACCAAATCATGGTGGGATACGGTTGATGTGTTAGCACCAAAGCCAGTTGGAAGCATTGCGTTACGAGAAAAATCAGTTATTCAGGACTTTATTGGAGGCTGGGCTCACCATGAAAATATGTGGCTGCGTCGAGCGGCCATTCTGTTCCAGCTCAAGTATAAAAGCGCAACCGATGAAGCGCTCCTTTACCGCTTTATTTTAATCAATGCAACCAGCAAAGAATTTTTCATTCAAAAGGCGATTGGCTGGGCATTGCGGGAGTATTCAAAAACGAACCGCGAGTCAGTAAAGCAGTTTATATTGGAAAATCCGCTAATGCCGCTTAGTATGCGTGAAGGCTCAAAATACCTTACATAA
- a CDS encoding HAD-IIB family hydrolase, translating to MIKCIASDMDGTLLTGNANISEKNIQAIKQAQENGVEFVVATGRSFQEAQFALVQAGISCPVICVNGAEVRSADGEIVASQPLPQELAVQAAEILAYHDVYFEVYTDKGAFTNDIDQAISVMLDVFTSANHQFSEEEVEAFAKERVDSGFVHFLEDYHEIFASNQIYKLLAFSPDLAELSNARERLSQLTELAVSSSR from the coding sequence ATGATTAAATGCATCGCAAGTGATATGGACGGGACACTTTTGACTGGAAATGCAAACATCTCTGAGAAAAATATACAAGCGATCAAGCAAGCTCAAGAAAACGGCGTAGAATTTGTCGTAGCCACAGGACGCTCATTTCAGGAAGCGCAATTTGCCTTAGTGCAAGCCGGGATCAGCTGTCCGGTGATTTGCGTAAACGGAGCTGAAGTTCGGTCCGCAGATGGTGAGATTGTTGCCAGCCAACCTTTGCCACAGGAATTAGCAGTTCAGGCTGCAGAGATACTCGCGTATCATGATGTTTATTTTGAAGTATACACAGACAAAGGAGCATTCACGAATGACATAGACCAGGCTATTTCGGTGATGCTTGATGTGTTTACAAGTGCCAATCATCAGTTTTCTGAGGAAGAGGTCGAAGCATTCGCGAAGGAACGGGTCGATTCGGGCTTTGTTCATTTTTTAGAGGATTACCACGAAATTTTTGCAAGCAATCAAATATATAAATTACTTGCCTTTTCACCTGATTTAGCTGAGCTTTCGAATGCACGTGAAAGACTTAGTCAATTAACGGAACTAGCTGTAAGCTCCTCCAGGTGA
- a CDS encoding HAD family hydrolase, translating to MALEQFVKQKGISLKETMAIGDNDNDLSMLSRVGRSVAMGNAAEHVKAQCDFVTSRNDEDGVGKAIIEALSL from the coding sequence ATCGCATTAGAGCAATTTGTAAAACAAAAAGGCATTTCACTTAAAGAAACGATGGCAATTGGAGATAACGATAATGACTTATCCATGCTGAGCCGTGTTGGGCGCTCTGTTGCAATGGGAAATGCTGCAGAGCATGTAAAGGCCCAATGTGACTTTGTAACCTCACGAAACGATGAGGACGGAGTTGGAAAAGCGATCATAGAAGCATTAAGTTTGTAG
- a CDS encoding TetR/AcrR family transcriptional regulator — protein MEDQDLLLKQWFEDADDLTEKQKQILLAAIDSFSEKGYAATSTSEIAKKAGVAEGTIFRHYKTKKELLLAIVAPTMAKFLAPFIIKDISKVLNTNYGCYEDFLRAMIENRRDFLQQNLSLFKIMLQELPFQPELQTQFKTHILPQVYDRVKILIEHYQARGEIIEVPAYTIVRLIASTIFGFLIGRYLLFLELEWDDELEIERTIQFIMHGLAQKE, from the coding sequence ATGGAAGACCAAGATTTATTATTGAAGCAATGGTTTGAGGATGCAGATGATTTAACCGAAAAGCAAAAACAAATCCTTCTCGCAGCCATCGATTCTTTTTCTGAAAAGGGGTATGCGGCTACTTCGACCAGTGAGATTGCCAAAAAAGCCGGAGTTGCTGAAGGCACGATTTTTCGCCATTATAAAACGAAAAAGGAATTGCTGCTGGCGATTGTTGCCCCAACAATGGCAAAGTTTCTGGCTCCATTTATCATTAAGGATATAAGCAAGGTCTTAAATACGAATTATGGATGCTATGAAGATTTCCTGCGGGCAATGATTGAAAATCGCCGCGACTTTCTACAGCAAAACCTTTCCTTATTTAAAATCATGCTGCAAGAGCTCCCATTTCAGCCTGAGCTGCAGACGCAATTTAAAACGCATATTCTGCCACAAGTATATGACCGAGTTAAAATACTAATTGAGCATTATCAAGCCCGAGGAGAGATCATCGAGGTTCCAGCCTATACAATCGTACGGCTAATTGCTTCAACGATTTTTGGCTTTTTAATCGGTCGTTATTTACTCTTCCTGGAGCTTGAATGGGATGATGAGTTGGAGATTGAACGAACGATTCAATTTATTATGCATGGGTTAGCACAAAAGGAGTAG
- a CDS encoding ABC transporter permease, with product MRIKALVIRILRQIIRDKRTMALMIMAPILILTMMNLVFNGNDYLPKVGLVNIPEPIQQQLNLDDADITEYDSSTQAIQAIENRDIDGFIEMKQGAAAITLEGSDPSVNGAVMKWVQAAFKPLQAQAQAQTAEPEVTYFHGGEDMGQFDYFGPVLLGFFVFFFVFLIAGVSFLRERTSGTLERLLSSPLRKWEIVIGYVLGFGIFTMLQATIIAAYAIYVLDMQMVGTFWYVLLIILLLSMSALTLGTLLSAFANNELQMIQFIPLVVVPQIFFSGLFNLETITEWLSWIGVVTPLYYAANALRDVMVRGLGFEMIYPDLLILAGFSLLFITLNILALRKYRKV from the coding sequence ATGAGAATAAAAGCGTTAGTCATTCGGATACTGCGCCAAATTATCAGGGATAAGCGAACGATGGCCTTAATGATAATGGCTCCTATCTTAATTTTAACCATGATGAACTTAGTCTTTAACGGCAACGATTATCTTCCGAAAGTGGGGCTCGTAAATATACCAGAGCCCATCCAACAACAGCTCAATCTCGATGATGCAGACATTACAGAATACGATTCATCCACACAAGCAATACAAGCGATAGAGAATCGCGATATTGATGGTTTTATTGAAATGAAACAGGGGGCTGCAGCCATTACACTTGAGGGTAGTGATCCTTCCGTAAACGGTGCTGTGATGAAATGGGTGCAGGCAGCCTTCAAGCCGCTCCAAGCCCAAGCTCAAGCTCAAACTGCAGAACCTGAGGTTACTTATTTTCATGGTGGCGAGGATATGGGGCAATTTGATTATTTTGGACCTGTTCTACTTGGGTTCTTTGTTTTCTTTTTCGTCTTTTTAATCGCCGGAGTTTCCTTTCTTAGAGAGCGGACAAGCGGAACGCTCGAGCGGTTGCTTTCTAGCCCACTAAGAAAATGGGAAATCGTTATTGGCTATGTACTTGGATTTGGAATCTTTACGATGCTCCAAGCAACGATCATCGCTGCGTATGCGATCTATGTTTTAGACATGCAAATGGTCGGGACGTTTTGGTACGTGCTGCTGATTATCCTGCTGCTGTCAATGTCAGCTCTTACGCTTGGAACCTTGCTTTCGGCATTTGCTAATAATGAGCTGCAAATGATACAGTTTATTCCACTGGTTGTTGTCCCACAAATCTTCTTCTCAGGTTTGTTTAATTTGGAGACTATTACTGAGTGGCTAAGCTGGATTGGCGTCGTTACACCGCTTTATTACGCGGCTAATGCACTCCGTGATGTGATGGTCCGCGGGCTAGGCTTTGAGATGATCTATCCTGATTTGCTGATATTGGCAGGTTTTTCACTCCTATTTATTACCTTAAATATTTTAGCACTAAGGAAGTATCGTAAGGTTTAA
- a CDS encoding ABC transporter ATP-binding protein, which translates to MSKQDSIVSISNVSKSFGKQQVLKEINLDIKKGEIFGFLGPSGAGKTTLVKELAGLDTPTSGENYVFNQKMPSLALMERIGYMAQSDALYGELSAKENLQFFSSLYGMKGKQQEARIKEVMQIVNLHDDINKLVFNYSGGMKRRLSLAAALLHEPELLILDEPTVGIDPVLRKSIWDSFYELNKTGVTIIITTHVMDEAEKCHRLGMIRDGQLIAVGTAEELKSNTGTTSIEGAFLAYGGAN; encoded by the coding sequence ATGAGTAAACAAGATTCTATTGTTTCGATTTCCAACGTGTCCAAATCATTTGGTAAACAGCAAGTACTAAAAGAAATAAACTTAGACATCAAAAAGGGCGAAATTTTTGGCTTTCTTGGACCATCGGGTGCTGGAAAAACAACGCTAGTAAAAGAATTGGCTGGGCTCGATACGCCAACAAGCGGTGAGAATTATGTGTTTAATCAAAAAATGCCCTCGCTCGCGCTAATGGAACGAATTGGCTATATGGCACAATCTGATGCCCTTTATGGTGAGCTGTCAGCAAAAGAAAACCTGCAATTTTTTTCCTCCCTTTATGGAATGAAAGGAAAACAGCAGGAAGCTCGCATAAAAGAGGTCATGCAAATCGTCAACTTGCACGATGATATAAATAAACTAGTTTTCAATTATTCAGGGGGAATGAAACGCCGACTCTCCCTTGCCGCAGCTTTGCTCCATGAGCCTGAGCTCCTCATTCTAGATGAGCCAACCGTCGGGATTGACCCTGTGTTACGTAAAAGTATTTGGGATAGCTTTTACGAGCTCAATAAAACAGGCGTAACAATCATTATCACAACCCATGTAATGGATGAAGCTGAGAAATGTCATCGGCTCGGAATGATTCGCGACGGTCAATTAATTGCCGTTGGAACAGCAGAGGAACTAAAGAGCAACACAGGTACAACCTCAATCGAAGGGGCATTTCTTGCTTACGGAGGTGCAAACTAA
- a CDS encoding AAA family ATPase, translated as MLQRLGLAITLYQDSDILILDEPTSGIDPMGRKEILEVLKSLKDKTILLSSHHLDEIKQVCTHVAFIDNNKLEKYTVEQFIQLKS; from the coding sequence ATGCTGCAGCGTTTAGGCTTAGCCATCACCTTATACCAAGACAGCGACATCTTGATTTTAGACGAACCAACTAGCGGAATTGATCCAATGGGTCGCAAAGAAATTTTAGAAGTATTAAAGTCTTTGAAGGATAAAACCATTCTGCTTTCCTCCCATCATCTCGATGAAATCAAGCAAGTATGTACGCATGTTGCTTTTATTGATAATAACAAATTAGAAAAGTACACCGTAGAACAATTTATACAGTTGAAGAGTTAG
- a CDS encoding ABC transporter permease produces the protein MHYIWKEWKESIRGKGFWFSLAIIVLVSISLLVSSSTLSFEHGFFVLLINLFDAFVYFIPILCLFLGAFAIFQEKEQKTLIMLLTKRDSYPSFLLKKSLAIHTVLIGPIFIWFLVYLVPIKFIFELNFISFSTFLITLVCLLLVFSQIGIFIGSISSSKMQIIGFTIAIWFYFFFLHDFILLSLLSDVTYENVKWFSSLYFLNPIQVARIFLESSLGVYSFEHMSKLLKSFMWIKPGLFLLINTSLFMMISFGLAVIFHRKEEIE, from the coding sequence ATGCATTATATTTGGAAGGAATGGAAGGAAAGCATAAGAGGAAAAGGATTTTGGTTCTCTTTAGCAATCATTGTGCTCGTTTCAATTAGTCTGTTGGTTTCCTCTTCCACGCTTTCCTTTGAGCATGGCTTCTTTGTCCTATTGATTAACCTATTTGATGCATTCGTGTATTTTATCCCGATTCTCTGCCTCTTTCTCGGAGCATTTGCTATTTTCCAAGAAAAAGAACAAAAGACATTAATCATGCTGTTAACGAAACGGGATAGCTATCCAAGCTTCTTGTTGAAAAAAAGCTTGGCGATTCATACAGTATTAATTGGCCCCATCTTCATTTGGTTTTTGGTATACTTAGTTCCTATTAAATTTATTTTTGAACTAAATTTTATCAGCTTTTCGACATTTTTAATTACGCTAGTTTGTTTATTACTCGTCTTCAGTCAAATTGGCATTTTTATTGGCAGCATCAGCAGTTCCAAAATGCAGATTATTGGATTTACGATCGCAATTTGGTTTTACTTTTTCTTTCTGCATGACTTTATTCTTTTATCCTTACTTTCCGATGTTACATACGAAAATGTGAAATGGTTTTCGAGTCTTTACTTTTTAAATCCAATTCAAGTAGCAAGAATATTCCTGGAATCCTCATTAGGTGTATACTCGTTTGAACACATGTCAAAGCTGTTAAAATCGTTTATGTGGATCAAGCCTGGGTTATTTTTACTGATTAATACATCGTTATTCATGATGATATCGTTTGGATTAGCCGTCATTTTCCATCGAAAGGAGGAGATAGAATGA
- a CDS encoding NosD domain-containing protein — translation MNRNSAEEYAAIKLYENGNIVDSITINDSFHGIYLSQSHHNTIQNCTITGLGSGQIAKQGNGLHIYYSNDNLLKNNQVNGTRDGMYFEYANNNQIFNNTLSETRYGLHFMYSNDNHFKRNTFTFNTGGAAIMESSGNRLMDNQFIFNYGHKSFGLFLLSANETVIEGNTFQLNQRGLYVDQSTNNLFKNNTIVNNQIGVELWASSNKQTFTLNKIQDNTIPVFALGGQGDNHWSANHKGNNWGDAFPVLDLNQDGVGDEAVTYHSSLHELIENQELTYLFLKSPGNSGLRKNQSIFQPIQNDV, via the coding sequence ATGAATCGCAATTCTGCTGAGGAATACGCAGCCATCAAGCTGTACGAAAATGGCAATATTGTTGATTCCATTACGATCAACGATTCCTTTCACGGTATCTATTTAAGCCAGTCCCATCACAATACGATTCAAAACTGCACAATCACCGGACTTGGTTCCGGTCAAATTGCAAAGCAAGGAAACGGACTTCATATTTATTATTCAAATGACAACCTTTTGAAAAATAATCAAGTAAATGGCACTCGAGATGGAATGTACTTTGAATATGCAAACAACAACCAAATTTTTAATAACACCCTAAGCGAAACGCGCTACGGATTACATTTTATGTATTCTAATGACAATCATTTTAAACGAAATACCTTTACCTTTAATACGGGCGGTGCCGCGATTATGGAATCATCAGGCAACCGGCTCATGGATAATCAGTTTATTTTTAATTATGGTCATAAATCATTCGGTTTATTTCTACTCTCAGCCAATGAAACGGTCATTGAAGGTAATACCTTTCAGCTCAATCAACGTGGTTTATACGTAGACCAATCAACCAATAATTTATTTAAAAACAACACAATTGTAAACAATCAAATTGGCGTTGAGCTTTGGGCTAGCTCCAATAAACAAACCTTTACTTTAAATAAAATTCAGGACAATACGATTCCCGTGTTTGCACTAGGTGGACAGGGTGACAATCATTGGAGTGCAAACCATAAGGGGAACAATTGGGGAGATGCTTTTCCTGTGCTTGACCTAAATCAGGATGGAGTCGGGGACGAAGCCGTCACCTATCATTCGTCACTGCATGAGCTGATCGAAAACCAGGAACTAACCTATTTATTTTTAAAAAGTCCTGGCAATAGCGGTCTACGAAAAAATCAATCAATTTTTCAACCAATCCAAAACGATGTTTAA
- a CDS encoding cytochrome C, translating to MKKAGIYFLISALIGLGIGYLVFDVIMGKDNQTEEKVSVDKSTDDATSTTKTATEEQATDKTTTVSADTEIFTEKGCIGCHSISALDLSGGATGPDLSEAFNNVEGKHGKPLNEFLKEPTSAVMSGVIGGNPLTDEEINKLTQLLQKAAETN from the coding sequence TTGAAAAAAGCCGGGATTTATTTTCTAATCAGCGCCTTAATTGGGCTTGGAATCGGTTATCTAGTGTTTGATGTCATCATGGGGAAGGACAATCAAACCGAGGAAAAGGTAAGCGTCGATAAAAGCACAGATGATGCAACATCGACAACAAAAACTGCTACAGAGGAACAAGCTACGGATAAAACGACCACTGTTTCAGCTGATACGGAAATTTTTACTGAAAAAGGCTGTATTGGTTGTCATTCCATTTCTGCCCTAGATTTGAGCGGTGGGGCAACAGGACCCGATTTATCGGAAGCATTTAACAACGTAGAAGGAAAACATGGAAAGCCACTTAATGAATTCCTGAAAGAGCCGACGTCAGCCGTCATGTCAGGTGTGATTGGTGGGAATCCGTTAACAGATGAGGAAATAAATAAGCTTACACAATTACTACAAAAAGCAGCGGAAACAAACTAA
- a CDS encoding Crp/Fnr family transcriptional regulator — protein sequence MRYMNDDLIDPHLSIYQKTVVEEFLGKIEVFKNLPKKSFQLLDNRIVMKGYRKGEQIISEYEEAEGVFFVHSGIVKLTKQDEQGNEIIVCIKKSGEIFAEACLFNQDGSLYPATARMVQEGEVYFLKTSDLEAELIKSPEMAVQMIRYMSDALRDMTSILRDIALLDVYTKTMKTLERLAEKFGANHCNRMHIEIPLTVQEFASLLGTSRESVSRVFSKLKKDGIIDVQGKKIIILDWCGFCKLTHNKG from the coding sequence ATGAGATATATGAACGATGATTTAATTGACCCGCATTTATCGATTTATCAAAAAACTGTGGTGGAAGAGTTTTTAGGCAAAATTGAAGTGTTTAAGAATCTCCCAAAGAAATCGTTTCAACTTCTAGACAATCGGATTGTGATGAAGGGGTATCGTAAAGGCGAGCAAATCATTTCGGAATATGAAGAGGCAGAGGGTGTGTTTTTTGTTCATTCTGGAATCGTTAAGCTCACGAAACAGGATGAGCAAGGGAATGAAATCATTGTTTGTATTAAGAAAAGCGGAGAAATTTTTGCAGAAGCCTGTCTGTTTAATCAGGATGGCAGCTTGTATCCTGCAACAGCACGAATGGTTCAGGAAGGAGAGGTTTATTTCCTTAAAACAAGTGACTTAGAGGCCGAGCTAATCAAGTCGCCAGAAATGGCGGTACAAATGATCCGCTATATGAGTGACGCTTTAAGAGATATGACCTCGATTTTAAGAGATATTGCCCTTCTGGATGTTTACACGAAAACGATGAAAACGTTAGAGCGTCTCGCTGAAAAATTCGGTGCGAACCATTGTAACCGTATGCACATTGAAATCCCCCTAACTGTACAGGAATTTGCTTCTTTGCTCGGAACATCACGGGAAAGCGTCAGCCGCGTCTTCTCTAAGCTCAAAAAAGATGGAATTATCGATGTCCAAGGGAAGAAAATCATCATCCTCGACTGGTGCGGCTTTTGTAAGCTTACTCATAATAAGGGGTAA
- the bshB2 gene encoding bacillithiol biosynthesis deacetylase BshB2 has product MEKERQLLVIFPHPDDEAFGVSGTIALHGQNGTPITYACLTLGEMGRNLGNPPFATRESLPNIRRVELKNAANVLGIDDLRMMGLRDKTIEFEDDEMLTNMMASLIADVNPSLVISFYPGYSVHPDHDATGAAVVRAVAKMPAETRPKLHCVAFSKNCEQEIGEPDIINNVSSVAEIKINAIKAHLSQTQLMAADMTDKLRENDPEIIARMLHERFWTYQF; this is encoded by the coding sequence ATGGAAAAAGAGCGTCAATTATTAGTGATTTTTCCGCACCCTGATGATGAAGCATTTGGCGTTTCGGGGACAATTGCTCTCCACGGTCAAAATGGTACCCCCATTACTTATGCTTGCTTAACATTAGGTGAAATGGGACGCAATCTGGGAAATCCTCCTTTTGCGACTCGTGAATCACTTCCAAACATAAGAAGAGTAGAGTTAAAAAATGCCGCCAATGTGCTCGGCATTGATGATTTAAGAATGATGGGCTTGCGCGATAAAACAATCGAGTTTGAGGATGATGAGATGCTGACGAATATGATGGCTTCGTTAATTGCTGATGTGAATCCATCCCTCGTGATTTCTTTTTATCCGGGCTATTCCGTTCATCCTGACCACGATGCCACTGGAGCAGCGGTTGTTCGTGCCGTCGCGAAAATGCCGGCAGAGACGAGACCAAAGCTCCACTGTGTTGCATTTTCAAAAAACTGTGAACAGGAAATTGGTGAGCCCGATATCATTAATAATGTTAGCTCAGTTGCCGAAATCAAAATAAATGCAATCAAGGCTCATCTTTCGCAAACGCAATTGATGGCTGCCGATATGACAGATAAGCTACGCGAGAATGATCCAGAAATTATCGCACGCATGCTGCATGAGCGCTTTTGGACGTATCAGTTTTAG
- a CDS encoding YojF family protein, with translation MEQIVAEKVQAAIDRLADQEVYLHLETTNGAYASHHNESFFSAGAYIRNALVTYVSGKIVGSGPYRVGLKLAIGWVYAEGLTHFELDAEGRLLLAGHDNDGKLAVALEISPTPFE, from the coding sequence ATGGAGCAAATAGTTGCTGAAAAGGTTCAAGCAGCGATTGATCGTTTAGCTGATCAGGAGGTATACCTTCATCTTGAAACGACAAATGGTGCCTATGCATCCCACCACAATGAATCGTTTTTTTCGGCCGGTGCTTATATCCGCAATGCCTTGGTTACCTATGTAAGCGGGAAAATTGTTGGGAGCGGTCCATACCGTGTCGGATTGAAGCTTGCGATTGGCTGGGTTTACGCAGAAGGCTTAACCCATTTTGAACTAGATGCTGAAGGGCGCTTATTATTGGCTGGCCATGACAATGACGGCAAGCTCGCAGTGGCTCTTGAGATTAGCCCGACGCCATTTGAATAA